The genomic segment TATATCATATATTTTCATGAATTAAAATATATGTAATCAAAAATAATATGGTGATATTTGTCAATAAAAAAAAGCCGCTGCAAGCAACGGCTAAAATTATGGTGGGCATTGAGGGACTTGAACTCCTGACATCTTGCTTGTAAGGCAAGCGCTCTCCCAACTGAACGAAACGCTCTGATTTATGAGCAGGTAAAGTTGGCGTTGAATGTAAGTAATAAGAAGTCCTCTTCTTCGTCCTCAGATAATGGGTCTTCTTGTTGCCTGGAAACGAATTAAAATATTTTCATAAAACTTAATTTTCAATTTTCCTTTATAAGTAAGTCCAAAAGTATAAACTCTTTTACAAAAGTAATCAAATATATTATTAAAAGAATGGGGCGGTACATTTGGAGATCAAGTAATAGCAACGGTGATATTGGATCGTTTAATTCATCATGCTAAACCGGTAGTTATGGCTGGTGACAATTATAGAATGAAGGGCAAAATTAACTGAAAATCTGTACCAGTTACGAGTGCCAAAACTGTACCAATTTAAAATGCAATTGATAGTTTTTCCATAATAAAAGAACCCATTATGCTAACTTACTTTTAACCTTCTGGCAATATAGGGGCAAGAAGTAAGCAAGGCAAGGCTGAACGGCATAACATCTATGTGTCATGCCGTTCAGCCTTGCACTACCTATAGACTGCCCCTTTGTTACCAGTATGCTGCCAGTATGCTTCTTTAAGGCATACAGTGGGGATTTTGAGGCAATCCAGAAAATTTTCCGGAGCAATTTTGCCTGTGCGGCTGAGATATGCAATTTACTTAAAAAAAAGGAAGGTTATTCCTGCCTATACACGATCAGATATCTTAATGGGAGTAGAGAAACAATCATTTTTAAGGAACTGATTATTTATAAATTATTCTGGAGAGTTGAGGATAAAATTCAGATGAAAAACTGGGGGATGCCAGTATAAATAATAGTTGACAAAACTCACTACAATCATCTCTATCTTTTTGCCAACAATTTAACATTCTAAATTGCTTCTATAGATATGTAATAATCTGATAAAGAGTATAATAAACTTCTGAAAAGAATCTTATTAGAATTTGTTAAATGTTTTTCATTATTATTTACCTTCTCAATTCTAACTATTTTAAACATTTTTTTAGAATAAATTCTGAACTCTCACCTTTACTAATTTTAATTACATCAATTTTGTTTACTTTGGAAAATTCTCAATTTCTTTGTTAATATGAAAACTTCTTTGCAGATAGTGTGTTATCATTTTCCCTTCATCTGAAGCACCTAAATAAAAGTCCTTATCTGTTTTTACTCTCTCTTCCAATAGTTTTTCATCTGCCAGAAGCCAAATTGATTTTACATATATTATAGTAAAAGGATTTAATCATCACTTAGCTGGCTATAAAAAAAAGCCGCTGCAAGCAACGGCTAAAATTATGGTGGGCGTTGAGGGACTTGAACCCCCGACATCCTGCTTGTAAGGCAGGCGCTCTCCCAACTGAGCTAAACGCCCTGTTTTATAGGCAGATATGGTGGGCGTTGAGGGACTTGAACCCCCGACATCCTGCTTGTAAGGCAGGCGCTCTCCCAACTGAGCTAAACGCCCATATCTGATAATTACCACTTATAAAAAATCTGGTCGGGGCGAGAGGATTCGAACCTCCGACCCCTGGTTCCCAAAACCAGTGCGCTAACCGGACTGCGCTACGCCCCGACAAGTGAAAGACATTAGTTTTAACCGACATTTTGCTGTCAAGAATTTTTAACTTAATTACTCATCTCCCCGAAATTTGGATATCATCCGGTTGATAAAAAAACTCTGAAAGGGTTGAACTACGGCGAAGCCTATTATCCATGGGTTTTAACCCATGGCTTGAAAAGATATCTAAAGCCCCACCCCTTCCCGCTTTGCCGAAAGCGGGAAGGGGTAGGGATCAGTTGCGTTCATTTGTCCCATGTGTTTCACCCATGGCTATTCATAGTAACACCCTTTCAGGGTTAAAAAGAATCGCAAAATATAGTCACCTGTAAATCTTTTATTATCTGCGATTTATTATATAAAATTGTTAACTAAAATAGGGGAATGCCTGTTTTTAACTGGTAATTACCCTTATTCTCACAAGAATCCCTCACTGGTTATCTTACAGATTCATGGAGAAGAGATTAGTGGGATAATAAAGGATGGAAATGGTAGGATTAGATCATTCAAATAAAGGGGGAGAAATAAATAACTAAAAAGAATAGCTAATCTACGTTAGTGATTAAATTTATTGACAGAAATCGAGCGATAAAATTAATGATTTTTGGAATTTGATATATTATAGCTGTAGAAAGCAGATGCAGTTATTGGATGTAAACATAGAGAATCAAACCACTTCCTGACAGTGGTTTCGTTATATAATAGGGCAGGCTATGCAGGAAAAAATTGAAAGTATTGTTAAGGAAGCGTGTGCGGCACAGGGAGTGGCATTATATGATCTGGAGTTTAAGCCTACAGATCATGGAAAGCTGCTGCTGGTCTATGTCACCAGTCTGGGTGGTGTGAAGGTTAGTGCCTGCCAGAAGATCAGCAAAAAGATCGCGCATCAGCTTGAAGAAGAGGATTTGATTGAAGGCAGATATTTTCTGGAAGTATCGTCTCCTGGTTTGGAGCGGGACTTGAAGAAAAAGAGTCACTTTGTGAGTGCCATCAATGAGCAGGTAAGCCTGACAGTGCATGGAGAAGGGAAAAATGATCTTATAGAGGGGAAACTTGTGGAAGTTAACCAGAACAGGATCACATTATTACTTGAAGATGGCGAAGAATTAGAAGTATTATTGAGCAGGATCAAAAAGGCAAAAACCTTATTTGATTATAAACAGGACTTGAAGACTGGCAAAGCGGATCTGAAGAAGGAGAAAGAATGAGTACGAATTTGATGGGTTCATTAGCGGCATTAGCTAATCTGAAACAGCTGGGACTGGAAGAGATAGAAGAGATCATCAAAGAAAGTATCGATGGTGCAGTATCCAAGAAGCTGACTTCTGAAAATGAGCTGGAAGTGATCACTGATTTCAAAACCGGTATCATCGAAATCAGATTTGTAAGGATAGTGGTAGAGCGGGATATGAATCTGGGTGAGATCAGTCTGGAAGAAGCTCAGGAACGTAATCAGCATCTGGAATTAGGTGATAAAATAACCGCCAAATTGAGTCTTATAGATTTTGAGCCAAAAATGATCAAGACTATCCGGCGTTCGATACTGGAACGGATGAAGGCATTGGAAGAAGACAGGATTCGAGGTGATTTTGAGCGTCAAAAGAACCAGATCGTCATGGGAAAAGTGACAAAATCTGATTATAATGGATATTCAGTTGATATTGGTTATGCGGAAGCATTATTACCACCAGATGAACAGATTGATGAAGAATATTATAAACCGGGTGATATGATCCGGGCTTATGTGATAGATATTCGTAAACGCAAGACAGATTCCATGATCATTCTCTCACGCACCTCACCGGAATTTGTGATGAAGCTATTTGAAATGGAAATTCCAGAAATTTCCACTCAGGAAATAGTGATCAAAAAGATAGTGCGTGAACCAGGGATCAAGACTAAAGTTGCCGTGGAAGCAATCAATAAGGCAATCGATCCGACCGCTGCCTGCCTGGGACCAAAGGGTGTGAGGATTGATATTATCCGCAAGGAACTAAATGATGAACTGGTTGATATAGTAATCTGGGATAATTCACCGGAGCAGCTTGTAGCAAATGCGATAGGACCTGATCTGGTGGAAAGGGTTTACCTTGCTGACCGCGGGAAATTTGCCAGAGTGATAGTAGATATCAAGAATAAGAATCAAGCAATTGGCAAGAAAGGCAAGAACGTGAAGCTGGCAGCAAAGCTTACAGATTTTAAATTAGATATTTATACAGAGTCAGAATTTGAGGACAAGATAGCAGAGGAACGACGCGTAACGAGTCACATCAGTGATCTTGATGGAGTAACCTCAAAGCTGGCAGAAATATTAAAGAGATATGGCTATACTTCAGTGCAGGATGTTTTTGAAGCCAGCGTAGATGAATTATGCAATCTTGAAGGTTTAGGCAAGAAAACAGCCCAGAAATTGAAGGAGTCAGCAGAGTATTTCTAATGCCCAATCAAGCATCTCATGCGGGTCATATACCTCAACGGACGTGTGTGATCTGCCGTCAGAAAACTGATCAGGGAAAATTACTTCGTTTGGTGCTGCTCAAGGGCAAATATGTGATTGACCCCCACAGGGTTTTATCTGGCAGAGGATATTACTGCTGCGAAGCAAAAGAATGTGTGGAGAAAATAGAAAAATGGGTACAAAGGTATCGGAAACGGAAACAGAAAAAGGCATAGACAGCCTCTTGCAGCTTTGTATGAAAGCTGGAAAGCTGGTGTGCGGTATTGATGCCACGCTCCGACTTCTATCCAGGAAAAAAATATTTATGATCATATATAGTGAAGACCTGGCAGCTAACTCCAGGCAAAAGATTTTAAGTAAATGTGAAGAAAAGGGAATTCCGACGTATTGCTACAGCACAAAATTGAAGCTGGGAAGATTGTTTAATCGGCGAGAGACAGGAATTTTATCAATAAGTGACCGGAATTTTGCCAGTGGAATTGTGAAGAAACTGGCAAAAAGAACTGAGAATGAAACAAACTGGGAGGTTTGATGGCAATCAGGGTAAGAGAATTAGCAAAAGAATTTAAGATTTCATCATCTGCCTTGATGAAGCACCTTAAGGATATGGGTGTGGATATTAAGAGCCCGATGAGTAAGGTAGAAGACGATATAGAACTGAAGATACGAGCCAGGTTTAATGCAGAAAAAGCGGCAGTTCGCCAACGAGAACTTGATAGAAGAAATTATCAGGAAAAGATTGTGCAAACCCGTAATCGCAATGAAAGCAAACTGGTTCAAATGCGTCCTCAGGCAAAGCCTACACCTCCACGAACCAGAGAAAGAGAAGAAACACCTGCTCAATGGGTTGAGCATCCAACCAAAAAGGAACCTAAGAAAACAACAGATTCCAAACCTCAGGAAACACAAAGACAACGTCCACCACGCAGAACTGGTTCTTCGGCTCCAGAACGGACAATGCCTCGATCCACTAGCAAACCTGCAGATACCAGGGGTGGAGATAATCGGGGTCGTCCTCAGCAAACTTCTCAAAACAGAGGACAAGATACCAGAAGATATAATGATAATCGTCAATCAACTGATAGACGCGGAACTTCTACCTATACAC from the Candidatus Stygibacter australis genome contains:
- a CDS encoding ribosome assembly cofactor RimP, encoding MQEKIESIVKEACAAQGVALYDLEFKPTDHGKLLLVYVTSLGGVKVSACQKISKKIAHQLEEEDLIEGRYFLEVSSPGLERDLKKKSHFVSAINEQVSLTVHGEGKNDLIEGKLVEVNQNRITLLLEDGEELEVLLSRIKKAKTLFDYKQDLKTGKADLKKEKE
- the nusA gene encoding transcription termination factor NusA, producing the protein MSTNLMGSLAALANLKQLGLEEIEEIIKESIDGAVSKKLTSENELEVITDFKTGIIEIRFVRIVVERDMNLGEISLEEAQERNQHLELGDKITAKLSLIDFEPKMIKTIRRSILERMKALEEDRIRGDFERQKNQIVMGKVTKSDYNGYSVDIGYAEALLPPDEQIDEEYYKPGDMIRAYVIDIRKRKTDSMIILSRTSPEFVMKLFEMEIPEISTQEIVIKKIVREPGIKTKVAVEAINKAIDPTAACLGPKGVRIDIIRKELNDELVDIVIWDNSPEQLVANAIGPDLVERVYLADRGKFARVIVDIKNKNQAIGKKGKNVKLAAKLTDFKLDIYTESEFEDKIAEERRVTSHISDLDGVTSKLAEILKRYGYTSVQDVFEASVDELCNLEGLGKKTAQKLKESAEYF
- a CDS encoding DUF448 domain-containing protein, which produces MPNQASHAGHIPQRTCVICRQKTDQGKLLRLVLLKGKYVIDPHRVLSGRGYYCCEAKECVEKIEKWVQRYRKRKQKKA
- a CDS encoding ribosomal L7Ae/L30e/S12e/Gadd45 family protein, with protein sequence MGTKVSETETEKGIDSLLQLCMKAGKLVCGIDATLRLLSRKKIFMIIYSEDLAANSRQKILSKCEEKGIPTYCYSTKLKLGRLFNRRETGILSISDRNFASGIVKKLAKRTENETNWEV
- a CDS encoding translation initiation factor IF-2 N-terminal domain-containing protein; this translates as MAIRVRELAKEFKISSSALMKHLKDMGVDIKSPMSKVEDDIELKIRARFNAEKAAVRQRELDRRNYQEKIVQTRNRNESKLVQMRPQAKPTPPRTREREETPAQWVEHPTKKEPKKTTDSKPQETQRQRPPRRTGSSAPERTMPRSTSKPADTRGGDNRGRPQQTSQNRGQDTRRYNDNRQSTDRRGTSTYTPRNTGDRSGGYNARPPRPGDRPSRPGDRPSRPGERPSRPGDRPQRPGGRPRPGAKPGTDTSSDIAATNREIVKKEPKKKKENFGQKDKHLKAKIRNFKQGTRKSKIVPTELEEAAISKNIKRTLASNPKKKKYRKEDKNQ